In the Wyeomyia smithii strain HCP4-BCI-WySm-NY-G18 chromosome 2, ASM2978416v1, whole genome shotgun sequence genome, one interval contains:
- the LOC129724962 gene encoding uncharacterized protein LOC129724962: MFAVIRNPSSCEVLRFITVRIEHEALRHYASANRVKPFKKVDISNKARNEAKALQMRMEVAAQEEAITSGKSVDAVGQSLASRGYLRPVKPYSPPDDVQVKVLELAKALNKTNLKEKFSNVEEKFTFLSACQRAFKHAVPNSQLHEITSIDDTVAFYQKPVDTTLPLEALKTVDLPENLFIQHEYIRFHPETDTMFGGKSAFPKSSTVVTGLKYKDKYRGHAAKKCWP, translated from the exons ATGTTTGCTGTTATTCGGAATCCTTCATCCTGTGAAGTGTTAAGGTTTATAACTGTTAGAATT GAACATGAGGCGTTACGACACTATGCTAGTGCCAATCGCGTGAAGCCTTTTAAAAAAGTTGACATCTCAAACAAAGCTAGAAACGAAGCTAAAGCTTTACAAATGCGAATGGAAGTGGCTGCACAGGAAGAAGCTATCACGTCTGGAAAAAGTGTCGACGCTGTCGGTCAGTCATTAGCGAGCAGAGG ATACCTTCGACCTGTGAAACCATATTCTCCTCCAGACGATGTTCAAGTAAAAGTACTTGAACTAGCAAAGGCTTTGAATAAGACAAATTTGAAGGAAAAATTTAGTAATGTTGaagaaaaatttacatttctctCTGCATGCCAAAGAGCCTTCAAGCATGCTGTTCCGAATTCCCAGCTACACGAAATTACGTCCATTG ATGATACTGTAGCTTTCTACCAAAAACCAGTTGATACAACGTTGCCACTGGAAGCGCTAAAAACGGTTGATTTGCCAGAAAACCTTTTTATTCAACATGAGTACATCAGATTTCATCCGGAAACTGACACCATGTTTGGAGGAAAATCAGCATTTCCAAAAAGTTCTACTGTGGTGACAGGATTAAAATATAAAGACAAATATCGTGGACATGCAGCAAAAAAGTGTTGGCCTTAA